Proteins from a single region of Acidianus ambivalens:
- a CDS encoding winged helix-turn-helix domain-containing protein, with product MESNISSYENLIQEKILEKGNEGISQQELAKSVGLSTRELSMIVKRLIEKKVIVKRTVKENGKSVVKLFAAKSSSINNDIYINLDTVKEIPCFSCKLLYKCNNGAHVNPGSCSKLSEWILYLVG from the coding sequence ATGGAATCAAATATATCAAGTTATGAGAATTTAATACAAGAAAAAATATTAGAAAAAGGCAATGAAGGTATCTCACAACAAGAATTAGCTAAATCTGTAGGATTATCTACAAGAGAATTAAGTATGATTGTTAAAAGACTTATTGAAAAGAAAGTTATTGTTAAAAGGACAGTTAAAGAGAACGGGAAAAGCGTCGTAAAACTCTTTGCTGCTAAGTCCTCATCTATTAATAATGATATTTATATAAATTTGGATACTGTAAAAGAAATACCATGCTTCTCGTGCAAGCTTCTTTATAAATGTAATAATGGGGCTCATGTTAATCCTGGATCTTGCAGTAAGCTTTCGGAATGGATATTATACCTTGTTGGATAA
- a CDS encoding transcription initiation factor IIB, protein MKCPVCSSEDIRYDPERGQYICANCGAVLEDEVIDQGPEWRAYNYQDRLERERIGSPLTLKVHDQGLSTRIGYDKVKDRIKLMKMQKLQNRIRVSSKDKKLVTYLSMLNSEASKLDLPEHVKETAAFILRKLVENGLAKRIDSYALIAAVLYYSCQVNNIPRYLQEIKTRYSLSSSELWKALERVHKVSKQLQNFKPKIKPVEYIPKIVEKLGLPQLVATKSAEMVNIMYKNGLTSGKGYLALSAAAVYLISTLMDVKKTQKEIADSLNITEVTIRNRYKEIIKNFDIEVSL, encoded by the coding sequence ATGAAATGCCCAGTTTGTTCCTCAGAAGATATAAGATATGATCCCGAAAGAGGTCAATATATTTGCGCAAACTGTGGAGCAGTACTGGAAGACGAAGTAATAGATCAAGGACCAGAATGGAGAGCATATAATTATCAAGATAGATTAGAGCGAGAAAGAATTGGATCCCCATTGACTTTGAAAGTTCACGATCAAGGACTTTCAACTAGAATAGGATATGATAAGGTAAAGGATAGAATAAAGCTTATGAAAATGCAAAAATTACAGAATAGAATTAGAGTTTCGTCTAAGGATAAAAAATTAGTAACATACCTTTCAATGCTTAACAGTGAGGCATCAAAACTAGATTTGCCGGAACATGTAAAAGAAACTGCAGCATTTATACTAAGAAAATTAGTTGAGAATGGTTTAGCAAAGAGAATAGATTCATATGCATTAATTGCCGCAGTATTATATTATTCATGTCAAGTAAATAATATACCTAGATATTTGCAAGAGATCAAAACTAGATATTCACTTTCCTCTAGTGAATTATGGAAAGCTTTAGAAAGAGTACATAAGGTATCAAAACAGCTACAAAACTTTAAGCCAAAAATTAAGCCAGTTGAATATATTCCAAAAATTGTAGAAAAATTGGGCTTACCTCAACTCGTAGCAACTAAATCTGCAGAGATGGTTAATATTATGTATAAGAATGGCCTAACTAGTGGGAAAGGCTATCTAGCATTAAGTGCCGCTGCAGTATATTTAATAAGCACTCTTATGGACGTGAAAAAAACTCAGAAAGAAATAGCTGATTCATTAAATATCACAGAAGTAACAATAAGAAACAGATATAAAGAAATTATTAAAAATTTCGATATTGAAGTAAGTTTATAA
- a CDS encoding H/ACA ribonucleoprotein complex subunit GAR1 yields MRKVRIIELGHFYRYTLKNKWLIKIENKNINFIKNDPIGFVVLDENKQRVGKVLDIIGNVNSPYALVEPFPHYNPPKEVYIELVEKVRRK; encoded by the coding sequence ATGAGAAAAGTAAGAATTATTGAGCTTGGACATTTTTATAGGTACACTTTGAAAAATAAGTGGCTCATTAAAATTGAAAATAAGAACATAAATTTTATAAAAAATGATCCAATAGGCTTTGTAGTCCTTGATGAAAATAAGCAAAGAGTAGGTAAAGTTTTAGATATAATAGGGAACGTTAACTCCCCTTACGCGTTAGTAGAACCATTTCCCCATTATAACCCTCCAAAGGAAGTTTACATAGAATTAGTAGAGAAGGTGAGAAGAAAATGA
- a CDS encoding coiled-coil protein, with translation MSNSATNSAEEAIYKKIAEIKDEISKLKQEKTQALEDLNKLKQKKLEKIEKLKGIRSQIDTVRNEFSLRLEELKKLKDRKQQLLQEIQGMRKQFDEIKAILQKTQGLDIDAIERRIQSLEWRLQTSSLPLDEEKRIVQKIAELEKKLGEARKMLEIKEKGTVERAEYLAKRIELSTIRQQIAGIVTELSQKRNILNSLKEDREKTKKEIDEINKQIEEIRNKIGNINNQIKEKNNEIENYIKQLKGEKVEAPSRPTREEIIEKKKKIAEEKLKSGQRLTFEELLILYGENDKEDGKDSDNIY, from the coding sequence ATGAGTAATTCAGCTACCAATAGCGCAGAAGAGGCTATTTATAAGAAAATAGCAGAAATAAAAGATGAAATTTCTAAGTTAAAACAAGAGAAAACTCAAGCCTTAGAGGATTTAAACAAATTAAAACAAAAGAAGTTAGAAAAAATAGAAAAGCTCAAAGGAATTAGATCACAAATAGACACTGTAAGAAACGAATTCTCACTTAGGCTTGAAGAATTAAAGAAGCTTAAAGATAGAAAACAACAGTTACTGCAGGAAATTCAAGGAATGAGAAAACAGTTTGATGAGATAAAAGCAATACTTCAAAAGACTCAAGGTTTAGATATTGACGCGATAGAAAGGAGAATACAAAGCTTAGAATGGAGGCTGCAAACTTCCTCATTACCTTTAGATGAGGAAAAGAGAATTGTTCAAAAAATAGCAGAATTAGAGAAAAAATTAGGAGAAGCAAGAAAAATGCTAGAAATTAAAGAAAAAGGTACAGTAGAAAGAGCAGAATATCTAGCTAAGAGAATAGAATTATCCACAATAAGGCAACAAATAGCAGGTATAGTAACAGAACTATCTCAGAAAAGAAATATCTTAAATTCACTAAAAGAAGATAGAGAGAAGACCAAAAAAGAAATAGATGAAATAAATAAACAAATAGAAGAAATTAGAAATAAGATAGGCAATATAAATAATCAGATAAAAGAGAAGAATAACGAAATTGAGAATTATATAAAACAGCTAAAAGGAGAAAAAGTAGAAGCTCCATCAAGACCAACAAGAGAAGAAATTATAGAAAAGAAGAAGAAAATTGCCGAAGAAAAGCTAAAGTCAGGTCAAAGGCTTACTTTTGAGGAACTTTTAATACTTTATGGTGAAAATGATAAGGAAGATGGTAAAGACAGTGATAATATATATTGA
- a CDS encoding DUF373 family protein has protein sequence MVKTVIIYIDIDDDLSLAGIKSPVIGEANVKEAIDKASEIMADDSDFNSMIVAYNIYKKMKKEGQDVEIVFLAGSQKGGLEAQRRISAQLDEIIKELNPQDSIIVYDSPEDAKALPIIQSRLKISGVQRVIVEQHRGVEETYILLGKYFKKILNEPRYSRIFLGVPGAILFAAGILEVFGLISYIVPVITILIGSAMIIRGFDLDEMMEKWWENSTIMVIAALLSSISFAISLINGYFTYISIKGNSVYVVSTVISSMLPYITFSVLILLGAKALSSALDKSIKLFHDIIKISAIIISYYIITDVLKNLEEGIYIIQFQSFYALTISSMVLIFAYIVLNLIEKYKFSSS, from the coding sequence ATGGTAAAGACAGTGATAATATATATTGATATAGACGATGACTTGAGTTTAGCAGGAATTAAATCACCAGTAATAGGAGAGGCTAACGTAAAGGAAGCCATAGATAAAGCTTCAGAAATAATGGCTGACGATTCAGACTTTAACTCAATGATAGTAGCTTATAATATATATAAGAAAATGAAAAAAGAAGGACAAGACGTAGAAATTGTATTCCTAGCAGGCTCTCAGAAAGGAGGCTTAGAGGCTCAGAGAAGGATATCGGCTCAATTAGACGAAATAATAAAAGAATTGAATCCTCAGGATAGTATAATTGTCTATGATAGCCCAGAAGATGCAAAGGCACTACCAATAATACAGTCTAGATTAAAAATCTCTGGAGTTCAGAGGGTTATAGTTGAACAACATAGAGGAGTAGAAGAAACGTATATTCTTTTAGGAAAGTATTTCAAAAAAATATTAAATGAGCCAAGATATTCGCGGATTTTTTTAGGGGTACCAGGTGCAATACTTTTTGCTGCAGGAATTCTTGAAGTTTTTGGTTTAATCTCGTACATAGTTCCAGTCATTACGATTCTTATTGGCAGTGCTATGATAATAAGAGGATTTGATTTAGACGAGATGATGGAAAAATGGTGGGAAAATTCTACAATAATGGTAATAGCTGCTTTACTCTCTTCCATATCTTTTGCAATATCACTCATTAATGGGTATTTTACATATATTTCAATTAAAGGTAATAGCGTATATGTAGTTTCTACAGTAATTTCTTCAATGTTACCTTATATTACATTTAGCGTACTAATATTATTAGGTGCAAAAGCCTTATCTAGCGCTCTAGATAAAAGTATAAAATTATTTCACGATATTATAAAAATTAGTGCTATAATTATTTCATATTATATTATTACGGATGTATTGAAAAACTTAGAGGAAGGAATTTATATAATTCAGTTTCAATCATTTTATGCTTTAACGATATCCTCAATGGTACTAATTTTTGCATATATAGTATTAAATTTAATAGAAAAATACAAATTTAGCTCAAGCTAG
- a CDS encoding DUF5622 domain-containing protein: MLKHKKYLYVDTGKYFIKVRVLKNRDENSPDSYIVVSKNIKKPRNALVKKLEDLPIEVRDKISKLA, from the coding sequence ATGCTAAAGCATAAGAAATACCTTTACGTCGATACAGGAAAATATTTCATAAAAGTAAGAGTTTTAAAAAATAGAGACGAAAATTCTCCAGATTCATATATAGTAGTAAGTAAGAATATTAAAAAACCTAGAAATGCCTTAGTTAAAAAACTTGAAGATTTACCTATAGAAGTAAGAGATAAAATTAGCAAACTAGCTTGA
- a CDS encoding TATA-box-binding protein — translation MISIENIVATVTLDQQLDLYAMERSVPNVEYDPDQFPGLIFRLESPKVTSLIFKSGKMVVTGAKSTEELIKAVKRIIKTLKKYGIKITGKPKIQIQNIVASANMHVHVNLDKAAFLLENNMYEPEQFPGLIFRMDDPRVVLLIFSSGKMVITGAKREEEVYKAVKKIFDKLNELDCIKPIEEEEELEI, via the coding sequence ATTATAAGTATAGAAAATATAGTAGCTACAGTCACTCTTGACCAACAACTAGATTTGTATGCTATGGAAAGAAGTGTACCTAACGTTGAATACGACCCAGATCAATTTCCAGGCCTAATATTTAGGCTTGAAAGTCCAAAGGTTACTTCACTCATATTTAAATCTGGTAAGATGGTAGTAACAGGGGCTAAAAGCACTGAAGAACTAATAAAGGCTGTAAAAAGGATAATAAAAACTTTGAAGAAATACGGAATAAAAATAACTGGAAAACCCAAAATACAGATACAGAACATAGTAGCTTCAGCAAACATGCATGTTCACGTTAATTTAGATAAAGCTGCCTTCCTTCTTGAAAACAACATGTATGAACCAGAGCAGTTTCCAGGATTAATATTTAGAATGGACGATCCTAGAGTAGTACTTTTAATTTTCAGTAGCGGAAAAATGGTAATAACTGGTGCAAAGAGGGAAGAAGAAGTATACAAGGCTGTTAAAAAAATATTTGATAAATTGAACGAGTTAGACTGCATAAAGCCAATAGAAGAGGAGGAAGAATTAGAAATATAA
- a CDS encoding metallophosphoesterase gives MIEIEKGIYIEGDIPGIYIKSINTAVISDVHIGYEEEMARKGIFLPRVQKKKFLDVVNKIIREFNTYNIIVDGDFKHIFNGLGKQEKEDLTSALSTIKDLGVKLTLIRGNHDNYISLVTDKFDIEIRDEIETDNMIILHGHKDIEPKDNVIYIIGHEHPRISLRDKLGFSRKLQAFLLVPLKNGSKALILPAIGSYQAGNDVSLIHNNYMSPLIRNYGILEEAKPYVIIEGEGIMEFPKLELLKNIVV, from the coding sequence ATGATAGAAATAGAGAAGGGAATCTACATTGAGGGAGACATACCCGGAATTTATATAAAGAGTATTAATACTGCAGTTATTTCTGACGTCCATATAGGCTATGAAGAAGAAATGGCAAGAAAAGGAATATTTTTGCCTAGGGTCCAGAAGAAAAAATTTTTGGATGTAGTAAATAAGATAATTAGAGAATTTAATACATATAATATAATAGTTGATGGAGATTTCAAACATATTTTTAACGGACTAGGAAAGCAAGAGAAAGAAGATTTGACTTCAGCGCTTTCTACAATAAAAGACTTAGGAGTTAAACTAACATTAATAAGGGGAAATCATGATAACTATATTTCTTTAGTAACTGATAAATTTGATATAGAAATAAGAGATGAAATAGAAACAGATAATATGATAATTTTACATGGCCATAAGGATATAGAACCTAAAGATAATGTTATTTATATAATAGGTCATGAGCATCCACGAATTTCGCTTAGAGATAAATTAGGCTTCTCAAGAAAATTGCAAGCATTTTTACTCGTACCATTAAAAAATGGGTCAAAAGCTTTAATTTTACCAGCTATAGGAAGTTACCAAGCAGGCAACGATGTCTCATTAATTCATAATAATTATATGAGTCCGCTAATAAGAAATTATGGCATTTTAGAAGAAGCTAAACCTTATGTAATAATTGAAGGGGAAGGGATAATGGAGTTCCCCAAATTAGAGCTTTTAAAGAATATTGTAGTTTAA
- the dph5 gene encoding diphthine synthase yields the protein MLYFIGLGLAKKFLTQASIDAMRKVDVLYLDAYTSLSCDINKEYLEKLLERQIILADRSTLENNSKNIIKLLEEGKSVGIATIGDPMIATTHVSLATEAKNKGYNVIIIPGISVHCYIISKSMLSSYKFGRSVTVVYPYDKILDTTPYEVIKDNSSRGLHTILYLDLKEGKPMSAKDAISLLLQMEEIKKEGIITPSTQIIIGQRLGCEDEEVKALTISEALEYKYKDPPHIIIVPSKNLHYMEVEALKCLH from the coding sequence ATGCTCTACTTTATAGGCTTAGGTTTGGCAAAAAAATTTCTTACTCAAGCTTCTATAGATGCAATGAGAAAAGTTGACGTATTATATTTAGACGCATATACTTCGCTTTCCTGCGACATAAACAAGGAATATTTGGAAAAATTACTAGAAAGGCAGATTATTCTTGCTGATAGGAGCACTTTGGAGAATAATTCAAAAAATATTATAAAACTTTTAGAAGAAGGTAAATCAGTTGGTATAGCAACTATAGGAGACCCAATGATCGCTACAACTCATGTAAGTTTAGCTACAGAAGCTAAGAATAAAGGGTATAATGTAATAATTATTCCTGGAATTTCTGTTCATTGTTACATCATTTCAAAATCTATGTTATCTTCATATAAATTTGGAAGATCTGTTACTGTTGTGTATCCTTACGATAAGATTCTTGATACTACTCCTTATGAGGTAATAAAGGATAATTCGTCTAGAGGGTTACACACTATTCTTTATCTTGATTTGAAAGAAGGAAAGCCAATGAGTGCTAAGGACGCAATATCACTCTTACTTCAAATGGAAGAGATAAAGAAAGAAGGAATTATAACTCCTAGCACTCAAATTATCATAGGTCAAAGATTAGGTTGCGAAGACGAAGAAGTTAAAGCTTTAACAATAAGCGAGGCATTAGAATATAAATATAAAGATCCACCTCACATTATAATAGTTCCATCTAAAAATCTCCATTATATGGAGGTTGAGGCTTTGAAATGTCTTCATTAA
- a CDS encoding DUF357 domain-containing protein: MSSLRDRVIKYINGMNDRLSKISMPEYQKIIDLAKQYTEDAKYYLDKGDIDTAIVDIAYAEGLLDAVLIMNNKDPDSDISKKVFVGGTFDIIHPGHIEFLREASRLGRVYVSVARDKNSEKIKGRKPINDEEQRLEVVKSIRYVYDAFLGDEKDFIKSVERVKPDIIFLGPDQHVNIDEFKKELEKRGINAEIVKMPERINKWKHSSTTSIINEIVSRYCKS; encoded by the coding sequence ATGTCTTCATTAAGAGATAGAGTAATTAAATATATTAACGGAATGAACGATAGATTATCAAAAATTAGTATGCCAGAGTACCAAAAAATTATAGATCTAGCCAAGCAATATACTGAAGATGCTAAATATTACTTAGATAAAGGCGACATAGATACAGCAATAGTAGATATAGCATATGCAGAGGGCCTATTAGATGCAGTCCTTATTATGAATAATAAGGATCCTGACTCTGATATTTCAAAAAAGGTCTTTGTAGGCGGTACATTTGATATAATACATCCAGGTCACATAGAATTTTTAAGAGAAGCTTCAAGATTAGGAAGAGTTTATGTCTCTGTTGCAAGAGATAAAAATTCTGAGAAAATCAAAGGTAGGAAACCCATAAACGATGAGGAGCAGAGATTAGAAGTAGTGAAAAGTATTAGGTATGTTTATGATGCATTTTTAGGAGACGAAAAAGACTTCATAAAAAGCGTTGAAAGAGTAAAGCCAGATATAATTTTCCTAGGTCCAGATCAGCATGTCAATATAGACGAATTTAAAAAAGAATTGGAAAAAAGAGGTATAAACGCAGAAATAGTGAAGATGCCTGAAAGGATAAATAAATGGAAACATAGTAGTACCACATCTATTATAAATGAGATTGTTTCTAGGTATTGTAAATCTTAG
- a CDS encoding DUF120 domain-containing protein gives MLTEICTLSRIINLVKERGEITQQILAKEFNISQQSVSRKLKELEDDNLIIRIETKDGEIIRLTEKGENLLLNCLNEISSAIAFQHEIRIKGKVTSGLGEGKLFLSLPYYENSFKKFLGFTPYPGTLNIVIYDRISFENRLLLDTSRYINIPEYRDENRVLGAVKAYPARINDLEPAAIVIPLRTTHPKSVIEIISPYYLREKLSLKDGDEVLIEALI, from the coding sequence ATGCTAACTGAGATATGCACATTAAGTAGGATAATAAATCTAGTAAAGGAAAGAGGAGAAATAACACAACAAATTCTAGCGAAAGAGTTCAATATTTCTCAACAATCTGTATCTAGGAAATTAAAGGAATTAGAAGATGATAATTTGATAATTAGAATTGAAACCAAAGATGGAGAAATAATAAGACTTACAGAAAAAGGTGAAAATTTACTTTTAAATTGCTTGAACGAAATATCGTCAGCGATAGCGTTTCAACACGAAATAAGAATTAAAGGAAAAGTTACTTCCGGTTTAGGAGAAGGTAAGCTATTTCTTTCTTTACCATATTATGAGAATTCTTTTAAAAAATTTCTAGGATTTACTCCTTATCCAGGGACATTAAATATTGTAATTTATGATAGAATTTCCTTTGAAAATAGGCTACTTTTAGATACTTCGAGGTATATAAATATACCAGAATATAGAGATGAGAATAGAGTATTAGGTGCAGTGAAAGCATATCCTGCCAGAATAAATGATCTAGAGCCCGCAGCAATAGTTATACCTCTAAGGACAACGCACCCTAAAAGCGTAATAGAAATAATTTCTCCTTATTATTTGAGAGAAAAACTTTCTCTTAAAGATGGAGACGAAGTTCTGATAGAAGCTTTAATCTAA
- the twy1 gene encoding 4-demethylwyosine synthase TYW1 — MVVSTLRIDTLSRIMEEMEKEKYHIIGNHSAYKKCHWTHEALTEGRYCYKGKFYGIESHRCVQMTPTAAWCWFRCIHCWRLEPEDIGLEWDETKLPITDDPEYIAEKSIEEHKRAVSGYLGRKGVDPNMAKEAMKPAHVAISLTGEPTLYDRLGELIHEYHKRGLTTFLVTSGVRPDVLASLEEEPTQLFVSIQAPNERKHKLINRPIVANSWNLFLKTLEILPSFSSPTVIRMTMIKGFNMSEEDAKDFAKLIEMAMPTYIEVKAYMHVGPSTLRLSRDAMPRHSEVREFAKLMEKYTGYKIISEHVPSRIVLLSKLDKPIQIGNAWSDKWNWATKDTEDDIHGEYAEAELGSGNNQC; from the coding sequence ATGGTTGTCTCAACGTTAAGGATAGACACGTTAAGTAGAATAATGGAAGAAATGGAAAAAGAGAAGTATCATATAATAGGAAATCACAGTGCCTATAAAAAATGTCATTGGACTCATGAAGCGTTAACTGAAGGAAGATATTGTTATAAAGGAAAATTCTATGGAATAGAAAGTCATAGATGCGTTCAAATGACGCCAACAGCAGCATGGTGTTGGTTTAGGTGTATACACTGCTGGAGGCTTGAGCCAGAAGACATTGGCCTAGAATGGGATGAAACTAAATTACCAATAACTGATGATCCGGAGTACATTGCAGAAAAAAGTATTGAAGAACATAAGAGAGCAGTTTCTGGTTATCTAGGAAGAAAAGGAGTAGATCCTAATATGGCTAAAGAAGCTATGAAACCTGCACATGTAGCTATAAGCTTAACTGGAGAGCCTACATTATATGATAGACTAGGGGAATTAATTCATGAATATCATAAGAGGGGATTAACTACATTTCTAGTAACTAGTGGAGTTAGACCAGATGTTCTAGCTAGTTTAGAAGAAGAACCAACTCAACTCTTTGTATCAATACAAGCTCCTAACGAAAGAAAACATAAGCTAATAAATAGACCTATAGTAGCTAATTCATGGAATTTATTCCTAAAAACTCTTGAAATACTACCGAGTTTTAGTTCTCCTACCGTAATAAGAATGACTATGATAAAAGGATTTAATATGAGTGAAGAAGATGCAAAAGATTTCGCAAAATTGATTGAAATGGCTATGCCTACTTATATTGAAGTAAAAGCTTACATGCATGTAGGACCTTCAACATTAAGGTTAAGTAGGGATGCGATGCCAAGGCATTCAGAAGTGAGAGAGTTTGCCAAATTAATGGAAAAGTATACTGGATATAAAATTATTTCAGAGCATGTGCCTAGTAGAATTGTTCTATTAAGCAAGTTAGATAAACCTATACAAATAGGTAATGCATGGAGCGATAAATGGAACTGGGCAACTAAAGATACTGAAGACGACATACACGGAGAGTATGCAGAGGCTGAATTAGGCTCAGGTAATAATCAATGCTAA